A stretch of DNA from Fusobacterium mortiferum ATCC 9817:
TCTTAAAAATTGGTTAATCAAATTTCTCATATCAGAAGAAGTATTTTGTAGAATTTTATCTACAATATTTGCTGGCATCTCCTCTATAAAGTCAACAGTATCATCAATAAACATATCATTTACAATATTACGTATCTCCTCATCAGTTATGTTTTCAATGATTTCTTGTTGCTTATCAGAAGAAAGATAAGAAAAAATATCTGCTGATAAACTCTTAGGTAAAATTCTAAAAAGCTTTAAGCTTTGTTCCTTGCTCATCTCCTCAAATAGCTCTGCTATATCAACAGGTTGTAAATCAACTAATATCTCCCTTACTTTGTTAAGCTGATTAGTCTCTAATAAATGATAAATATCTTCCAACGGAACCTCCATATAAAAAACCTCCACATAATAAAATTTCTCTTTATATAGATTACCATTTTAATTGAAAAAAGGCAAATAAAAATTCTATATTACTACAAAAGATTTAATAAATATTGTATAATATATTTGAATGAAAAATTAGGAGGATAAAAATGAATATAAAAGCTAGAGTTATCAGCTTGATTAAAGAGGTAGAAAATGGCAAATTTTCTAATATAGCATTGAATGAATATTTTAAAGAGAATAATCTTTCTAAAAAAGAAAGAGGTTTTATAACTGAGCTTTTCTATGGAGTAATTAGAAATAAAATATTTCTTGACTATGAGATAGATAAAAGAACTACTACTATAAAAAAAGATTGGATAAGAAATATTTTGAGAATATCTATGTATCAAATAAGTTTTATGAATAGTGACGATAAAGGAGTTATCTGGGAAGCTACAGAGCTTGCTAAGAAAAAATTTAGTGTTCCAGTTGGGAAATTTATCAATGGAGTATTAAGAAGCTATCAGAGAGAGTGGCAAGAAGATGTAAAAGAGCTAAAAGAGAGTGGAAAAAATTATATATATCTTTCATATCCAGAGTGGTTTTATAATAAGCTTGTTTCTGAGTATGGAGAAGAGGAGGGAGAGTTATTTCTACAATCTTTAAAAAAAATCCCGTATATCAGTTTTAGAGTAAATAGATTAAAATATAGCTGTGAAGAGTTTGAAAAATTATTAGAAGAGAAAAAAATCGACATAATAAAAAAAGTGGATAGTGTATACTATGTAGATTCTGGAATATTACTGTATAGTGATGAATTTAGAGATGGAAAAATAATAGTACAAGATGCCTCATCATATCTATCAGCTAGAAATTTAAATCCAAAACCTGATGAATCAGTACTAGATACTTGTAGTGCTCCAGGTGGAAAGACTGCTGTACTTGGAGAGCTTATGGAGAATAGAGGAGAGCTATTAGCTCTAGACATATATCCACATAAATTAAAATTAATAGAAGAAAATTGTCATAAATGTGGTGTAGATATTGTTAGAACTGTAAAGATGGATGCTAGAAAATTAAAGGAGCAAGGAAAGAAATTTGATAAGATATTAGTAGATGCTCCATGTAGTGGTTATGGTGTACTTAGAAAAAAACCAGAGGCTATATATAATAAAAATTCTGAAAATGTAGAGGAATTAGCTAAACTTCAGTTTGAAATTTTAGAATCAGCTTCTCAAGTTTTAAAAGATAATGGAGAATTGGTATATAGTACTTGCACTATTTTAAAAGAGGAAAATGGAGAAAATATTAAAAAGTTTTTAGAAAAATATCCAAATTTTGAAACAGTAGAGCTATATATTCCTGAAAACGTAAATGGAAGCTATGACAATGTAGGTGGATTTACTGTAGATTATAAAGAGGATATTTTAGATGGATTTTATATAGTAAAACTTAAAAAAAATAAATAGAAAGGATAGTTATGTTAGAAGAATTAAAAGAAGCAAATGAATATATAATAAGCAAGATAAAAGAGAATGATGAATTAATACTTGAGATGGAAAAATATGCTAGGGAGTATAATGTTCCAATAGTTACTAAAGAGGTAGCTGAATATCTTAAATTTATAGTAAAAAGTAATGGGATAAAAAATATATTAGAAGTAGGAACAGCTATTGGTTATTCTGGAATATTAATGGCTAAAGAGATAGAGAAAAATGGTGGAAAACTTTATACAATAGAGATAGATGAAGAAAGATATAATCTAGCTCAAGAAAATTTTAAAAAGTCTGGATTAAATAATATTGTATCTATAAAAGGAGATGCAGTAGAAGAGATTAAAAAAATAGATGAAAAATTTGATTTTGTCTTTATTGATGCTTCTAAGGGACACTATATGGAATTTTTTGAAGATTCATATAAATTATTAAATAAAGATGGAATAATATTTATTGATAATATTATGTTTAGAGGATATCTATATAAAGAGTATCCAAAGAGATTTAAAACAATAGTAAGAAGGTTAAATGAGTTTATTGAGTATCTATATTCAAGAAATGGAGGAGAGTTTGTACTTCTTCCTTTTGGAGATGGAATTGGTCTTTTCCGCAAGAAAAAAACCGAAAATACAAACGAATAAAACATAAAGAAAAGAGAGGATAATTAAATTATTCCTCTCTTTCTTTATAAGAAATGTAATCAGCTAAGAAGCCTTTGAAAGCTAGATGATAAGAATTCTTATACTTTTCAAAATATACTCTTTCTTTTAAAGAGTATGTTCTTCTAAAAGCTTCAAGTTTTTCTTTTTTTCCATAGAGTTCTATATGCTTTTTATATAACTCTATTTTGAAATCTGAAGTATCAATAGCTATATCTACATATTTTAAAAACTCTTTAGGTATAGATGTTGAGTTGTAAATATAACCATCCTTCAATTGTTTTTTTAAATGATTAATATCTTTATTGAATTTAATACCCCAGGTACGAAGTGAAAACCCGCTTTTATATAATTTAAAAATAGTTGCTATCTCTTTATTATTTGATAATTTGGGATAATCTTTCTTAAATTCTTCAAGAGAATAATCCAAATTATTTATAGTTAAATAAGAGGTTATATTATACAGCTCGCCTTTAAAATCACTTCTTTTAAAATATAAGAACCAACTTCCAAAGATCTTTTTTAATTCCAAAATTGAATATTTTTCCAAAATTTTCTCTTTTATTATTAACATAGCCGCTCCTAAAATTTTAAATGGATGTAGAATCTATAATCATTTACCATTTCGATTTCATCTATTATAAGTTTTAAAAAATTATTTATTTTTTCTGGAGCTTTTTCCTTTTCTAATTTAAAAAAATATTTTTTTAATATCTCTGAATTTTTATTAGTATTTTTTTTATTAGTAATTAATGTAGTTAAATTTTTGATTTTTTCCTCCGGGAACGCCTTTTTTTCTTTTAACTCTTTCATTAACTTTTCGAAAACTTCCTCAGATATAAGAGAATTTAATAACTGCCTGGCTAGGAGTTCTTCTTTTCCAGAGAGAGAAGCCAACTCTTTTTTATAAAGAACTAATTGAGATTGATAATCATCAAATTTGGTATCAATGTTCTCTACTTCTAAAGAAAAAATAATTTTTTTTAAAGAAGCCATAACTTCTTCAAATAACTCTTCTTCATGAATACCAATAGCACCACACCCAAGACTTTTATATTTATCAGAAGTTCTACAATAATATAGGTTCTCTGTTTTTCTAGAAATTTCATTGGTTGATTTTTTTAAATAATTATATTTATTTACAACCCGATACATCTTTCTTCCACAAGTACATTTTATTAAATCTTTAAAGATATATACATCTGTATTTCTTTCAACCTTAATATTTTTTAATTTACCTTGCACCAGGGAAAAAGTACT
This window harbors:
- the rsmB gene encoding 16S rRNA (cytosine(967)-C(5))-methyltransferase RsmB, which codes for MNIKARVISLIKEVENGKFSNIALNEYFKENNLSKKERGFITELFYGVIRNKIFLDYEIDKRTTTIKKDWIRNILRISMYQISFMNSDDKGVIWEATELAKKKFSVPVGKFINGVLRSYQREWQEDVKELKESGKNYIYLSYPEWFYNKLVSEYGEEEGELFLQSLKKIPYISFRVNRLKYSCEEFEKLLEEKKIDIIKKVDSVYYVDSGILLYSDEFRDGKIIVQDASSYLSARNLNPKPDESVLDTCSAPGGKTAVLGELMENRGELLALDIYPHKLKLIEENCHKCGVDIVRTVKMDARKLKEQGKKFDKILVDAPCSGYGVLRKKPEAIYNKNSENVEELAKLQFEILESASQVLKDNGELVYSTCTILKEENGENIKKFLEKYPNFETVELYIPENVNGSYDNVGGFTVDYKEDILDGFYIVKLKKNK
- a CDS encoding O-methyltransferase, coding for MLEELKEANEYIISKIKENDELILEMEKYAREYNVPIVTKEVAEYLKFIVKSNGIKNILEVGTAIGYSGILMAKEIEKNGGKLYTIEIDEERYNLAQENFKKSGLNNIVSIKGDAVEEIKKIDEKFDFVFIDASKGHYMEFFEDSYKLLNKDGIIFIDNIMFRGYLYKEYPKRFKTIVRRLNEFIEYLYSRNGGEFVLLPFGDGIGLFRKKKTENTNE